The Polyangia bacterium genome has a segment encoding these proteins:
- a CDS encoding heme exporter protein CcmB, which yields MAERARPPAGFLISALRIAAKDLRIEFRSREIILTMAFLAVVVVLIFSFAFVVGDARPAPSVTAGILWIAVIVSGTVGLGRTFDREREGEAIRSLLLSPVPRGAIYLGKLAATAALMFIVEAVLTALSGFLFAGGVLPHVGRVALLLALGTVGFAAAGCVFSAALLRSRSRDVLLSTLLYPIIVPIVIAGARGSSQLLDPLAQDLDAAQFWTQFLLALDAIFLTVGLWAFEPVAAGE from the coding sequence GTGGCTGAGCGCGCCCGCCCGCCAGCCGGCTTTCTGATCTCTGCCCTCCGCATCGCCGCCAAGGACCTGCGCATCGAATTCCGCAGCCGCGAGATCATCTTGACCATGGCCTTCCTGGCCGTGGTGGTGGTGCTGATCTTCAGCTTCGCCTTCGTGGTCGGCGACGCCCGCCCGGCGCCGTCGGTGACCGCCGGCATCCTGTGGATCGCGGTGATTGTTTCAGGCACCGTCGGTCTTGGCCGCACCTTCGACCGCGAACGCGAAGGCGAGGCCATCCGCTCGCTGTTGCTGTCGCCGGTACCACGCGGGGCGATCTACCTGGGCAAGCTGGCCGCCACCGCCGCCCTGATGTTCATCGTCGAGGCGGTGCTGACCGCGCTCAGCGGGTTTCTCTTCGCTGGCGGCGTGCTGCCGCACGTTGGCCGCGTCGCCTTGCTGCTGGCGCTGGGCACGGTGGGCTTCGCGGCGGCGGGCTGCGTGTTCTCGGCGGCGCTGCTGCGCTCGCGCAGTCGTGACGTGCTGCTGTCGACGCTGCTTTACCCGATCATCGTCCCCATCGTCATCGCCGGCGCCCGCGGCTCCAGCCAGCTTCTGGATCCGCTGGCCCAGGACCTGGATGCGGCGCAATTTTGGACCCAGTTCCTCCTGGCCCTGGACGCGATATTCTTGACCGTGGGCCTGTGGGCCTTTGAACCGGTCGCTGCTGGTGAATAG
- a CDS encoding cytochrome c-type biogenesis CcmF C-terminal domain-containing protein: MAAFGTLTLLIALVVATYAGVASLIGARRGNRRLIESARAGVYALAGVLGLSSVALVYAFVTHDFSIKYVHHYSDAASPLFYQITAYWGGLDGSILWWVFLLSVFSAIAVYSNRNRHRELLPYVVTVLMAIADFFLYVIVFHKNPFDTYLTDIPTAGRGLNPLLQNAYMVTHPPSLYTGFVGMSIPFAFGLAALISGQLDDAWIASVRKWTLGAWFFLSMGLTLGMLWAYEELGWGGFWGWDPVENAGFLPWLTATAFLHSIMIQERRGMMKIWNVTLIILTFFLTIFGTFMTRSGIVQSVHAFGQDTTLAWIFTIFMVITLLVSFGFVIKRLPDLRSRGTFDSWLSREAAFTVNNWILLFSAFFIMFATMFPTLSEALLGQRITVGPPVFNKWMVPLGLTLLFLTGVGPLIAWRKATVSHLRFQFFYPLSATVLTVAICCAVGLQSSWAAVVCFGFCAFVTTTIAQEFVRGISIRRRNTGSDAVSALMGMVLRGKRRYGGYIVHVGIVLMFLGFAGTAYQKEKEIHVTPGTEAKIGRYTVRFDRLAHEEDRQKEMVTGEVTALVDGKVIDHLRPAKWFFRNHESEPTTEVAIRRSPAEDLYITLGNYDLADGNANLKVVINPVVDWIWFGFMLLAIGTAIALMPESVLERLTARAGARSGVSDSAAGAAGLLLLAAGALAGGATLGWSLPAHAAGAEMGEAVGEPPTPEGPDENWLVRNIICQCGSCRHNLLECASEGCGHAAQDRIAIHNLLGQGKTRDDVIQFFITKYGSQIALASPIDKGFNRLIWALPYTLGVLAAGGLGYVAYRMSRKPTVAPAGGAPLASADPDLQDKLDDELRNLD, encoded by the coding sequence ATGGCCGCATTCGGAACGCTGACTTTACTCATCGCCCTGGTGGTCGCCACATACGCGGGCGTGGCCTCGTTGATTGGCGCGCGGCGCGGCAACCGCCGGCTGATCGAATCGGCGCGCGCCGGCGTCTACGCCCTGGCCGGCGTGCTGGGGCTGTCGTCGGTGGCGCTGGTCTACGCCTTCGTCACGCACGACTTTTCGATCAAGTACGTGCACCACTATTCGGACGCGGCGTCGCCGCTTTTCTACCAGATCACCGCCTACTGGGGCGGCCTTGATGGGTCGATCCTGTGGTGGGTGTTCCTGCTGTCGGTGTTCTCGGCCATCGCCGTGTACAGCAACCGCAACCGCCACCGCGAGCTTTTGCCCTACGTGGTCACCGTGCTGATGGCCATCGCCGACTTTTTTCTGTACGTCATCGTCTTTCACAAGAACCCGTTCGACACCTACCTGACCGATATCCCCACCGCCGGCCGCGGGCTGAACCCCCTTTTACAGAATGCTTACATGGTGACGCACCCACCGTCGCTGTACACCGGCTTCGTCGGGATGAGCATCCCCTTCGCCTTCGGGTTGGCGGCGCTGATCTCCGGCCAGCTTGACGACGCCTGGATCGCGTCGGTGCGCAAGTGGACCCTGGGCGCCTGGTTCTTCCTGTCGATGGGCCTCACCCTGGGCATGCTGTGGGCGTACGAGGAACTGGGCTGGGGCGGCTTCTGGGGCTGGGATCCGGTCGAGAACGCCGGCTTTCTGCCCTGGCTGACGGCCACCGCGTTCCTGCATTCGATCATGATTCAGGAACGGCGCGGGATGATGAAGATCTGGAACGTCACCCTCATCATCCTTACCTTCTTCCTCACCATCTTCGGCACGTTCATGACCCGATCGGGGATCGTGCAGTCGGTGCACGCCTTCGGACAGGACACCACGCTGGCCTGGATCTTCACCATCTTCATGGTGATCACCCTGCTGGTCAGCTTTGGCTTCGTGATCAAGAGGCTGCCTGACCTGCGATCGCGCGGCACGTTCGATTCGTGGCTGTCGCGCGAGGCGGCGTTCACCGTGAACAACTGGATCCTGCTGTTCTCGGCGTTCTTCATCATGTTCGCGACCATGTTCCCGACGCTGTCCGAAGCGCTGCTGGGCCAGCGCATCACCGTCGGGCCGCCGGTGTTCAACAAGTGGATGGTGCCGCTTGGCTTGACGCTGTTGTTCCTGACCGGCGTCGGGCCGCTGATCGCCTGGCGCAAGGCCACCGTCTCGCACCTGCGCTTTCAGTTCTTCTACCCGCTGTCGGCCACAGTGCTGACGGTGGCCATCTGTTGCGCCGTCGGCTTGCAGTCTTCGTGGGCGGCGGTGGTGTGCTTTGGCTTCTGCGCCTTCGTCACCACCACCATCGCGCAAGAGTTCGTCCGCGGCATTTCCATCCGTCGCCGTAACACCGGGTCGGACGCCGTCTCCGCGCTGATGGGGATGGTTCTGCGCGGCAAGCGCCGTTATGGCGGGTACATCGTGCACGTCGGCATCGTGCTGATGTTCCTGGGCTTCGCCGGCACCGCGTACCAGAAGGAAAAAGAAATTCACGTCACGCCGGGCACCGAGGCAAAGATCGGGCGCTACACCGTGCGTTTTGATCGCCTGGCCCACGAGGAAGATCGTCAAAAAGAGATGGTCACCGGCGAGGTCACCGCGCTGGTCGACGGCAAGGTCATCGACCACCTGCGGCCGGCCAAGTGGTTCTTCCGCAACCACGAGAGCGAGCCGACCACCGAGGTGGCCATCCGCCGCTCGCCTGCCGAGGACCTGTACATCACGCTGGGCAACTATGATCTGGCCGATGGCAACGCCAATTTGAAGGTGGTGATCAACCCGGTGGTCGATTGGATCTGGTTCGGGTTCATGTTGCTGGCCATCGGCACCGCCATCGCCCTGATGCCCGAATCGGTGCTGGAACGCCTGACCGCGCGCGCCGGCGCGCGCAGTGGCGTGTCCGATTCGGCGGCCGGCGCGGCGGGCTTGCTGCTCCTGGCGGCCGGCGCGCTGGCCGGTGGCGCTACCCTCGGCTGGTCCTTGCCGGCGCACGCCGCCGGCGCCGAGATGGGCGAGGCGGTCGGCGAGCCGCCGACGCCGGAGGGCCCCGACGAGAACTGGCTGGTGCGCAACATCATCTGCCAGTGCGGATCGTGCCGGCACAACCTGCTCGAGTGTGCGTCGGAGGGCTGCGGCCACGCCGCCCAGGACCGCATCGCCATCCACAACCTCCTCGGCCAGGGCAAGACGCGCGACGACGTCATCCAGTTCTTCATCACCAAGTACGGCAGCCAGATCGCTTTGGCCTCGCCGATCGACAAGGGGTTCAATCGGCTGATCTGGGCGCTGCCGTACACGCTGGGTGTGCTGGCGGCGGGCGGCCTCGGCTACGTGGCGTACCGCATGTCGCGCAAGCCGACGGTGGCGCCGGCGGGCGGTGCGCCTTTGGCCAGCGCCGATCCCGACCTGCAGGACAAACTGGACGACGAGCTGCGAAACCTGGATTGA
- a CDS encoding pirin family protein — MIQVRPAAQRGTTRIDWLDSRHSFSFGEFHDPANMGFRSLRVINDDRVAPGGGFPTHGHHNMEILSYVLDGALEHRDSLGTGSVIRPGDVQRMSAGTGVRHSEFNASRSEPVRFLQIWIIPERQTIAPGYEQKTYGEADRQGRLRLVASRDGRDGSVTVHQDINLYAGLFKDGDKATYEPRPGRSTWVQVARGAVTLNGQTLSEGDGAAIQNEKALQLAASGVEEAEVLVFDLA, encoded by the coding sequence ATGATTCAGGTTCGACCAGCCGCCCAGCGCGGCACCACCCGCATCGATTGGTTGGATAGCCGCCACAGCTTTTCATTCGGGGAGTTCCACGACCCGGCCAACATGGGTTTTCGATCGTTGCGCGTGATCAACGACGATCGCGTGGCCCCGGGCGGCGGCTTTCCTACCCACGGCCACCACAACATGGAGATCCTCAGCTACGTCCTCGACGGCGCGCTCGAGCACCGGGACAGCCTGGGCACGGGTTCGGTGATCCGCCCCGGCGATGTGCAGCGGATGAGCGCCGGGACCGGCGTGCGGCACAGCGAGTTCAACGCTTCCCGCAGCGAGCCGGTGCGGTTTCTCCAGATCTGGATCATCCCCGAAAGGCAGACGATCGCTCCCGGTTATGAACAAAAGACGTACGGGGAGGCCGACCGGCAAGGTCGGCTGCGGCTGGTGGCCTCGCGCGACGGACGCGATGGATCGGTGACGGTCCATCAGGACATCAATCTGTACGCCGGCCTGTTCAAGGATGGCGACAAAGCGACGTATGAACCGCGGCCCGGGCGATCAACCTGGGTGCAGGTCGCGCGCGGCGCCGTGACGCTGAACGGGCAGACGCTTTCGGAAGGTGACGGCGCCGCCATTCAAAACGAAAAGGCCCTTCAACTGGCCGCCAGCGGCGTCGAGGAAGCAGAGGTTTTGGTCTTCGACTTGGCCTAG
- a CDS encoding 2Fe-2S iron-sulfur cluster-binding protein, with amino-acid sequence MPTITFLPDGPRIACENDESIFDVGRRAGVRIPTSCVGKASCGLCRVKIVAGEEHLSPLNSNERRHLGNVYYLTKIRLSCQARISGGDVTVEVP; translated from the coding sequence ATGCCGACCATCACCTTTCTCCCCGACGGCCCACGCATCGCCTGCGAGAACGACGAATCCATCTTCGACGTCGGCCGCCGCGCCGGCGTGCGCATCCCCACCTCGTGCGTCGGCAAGGCCAGCTGCGGCCTGTGCCGCGTGAAGATCGTCGCCGGTGAGGAACATCTGTCGCCGCTGAACAGCAACGAACGCCGGCACCTGGGCAACGTCTACTACCTCACCAAGATTCGCCTGTCGTGCCAGGCCCGGATCAGCGGCGGCGACGTCACCGTCGAGGTCCCCTGA
- the ccsA gene encoding cytochrome c biogenesis protein CcsA, whose amino-acid sequence MRSLGAGFGATAALAIVGFLLVPGLILSAPIEPVMGVVQKIFYFHVPCAIMLFLSTFTCAGGSIAYLFKGSARGDRLAAAAGELAVLFGACVLVSGPLWGRKAWGVYWQWDARLTSSLLLFLIMIAYMLARRYGGPGGRKLAAALGLFAAVDVPLVYKSVDIWRTVHPQTTVVPTLDPRMRPAFWASFALITLVWALLLILRMRLEKARAALGDLRMEVEDMLEARG is encoded by the coding sequence ATGCGATCTCTCGGTGCCGGGTTTGGAGCAACGGCCGCGCTGGCCATCGTTGGTTTCCTGCTGGTTCCCGGCCTGATCTTGTCGGCGCCGATCGAACCGGTGATGGGCGTGGTGCAGAAGATTTTCTATTTCCACGTTCCCTGCGCGATCATGCTGTTTCTGTCGACGTTCACCTGCGCCGGCGGCAGCATCGCCTATCTGTTCAAAGGATCAGCGCGCGGCGATCGGCTGGCCGCCGCGGCCGGCGAGCTGGCCGTGCTGTTCGGCGCCTGCGTGCTGGTCAGCGGGCCTTTGTGGGGCCGCAAGGCGTGGGGCGTGTACTGGCAGTGGGACGCCCGCCTGACCAGCTCGCTGTTGTTGTTCCTGATCATGATCGCCTACATGCTGGCCCGGCGGTACGGCGGGCCGGGCGGCAGGAAGCTGGCGGCGGCGCTGGGATTGTTCGCCGCCGTCGACGTGCCGCTGGTGTACAAGAGCGTGGACATCTGGCGCACCGTGCACCCGCAGACCACGGTGGTCCCGACGCTGGATCCGCGCATGCGGCCGGCGTTCTGGGCGTCGTTCGCGCTGATCACGCTGGTGTGGGCGCTGCTGCTTATCTTGCGTATGCGGCTCGAGAAGGCGCGGGCGGCGCTGGGCGATCTGCGGATGGAAGTCGAAGACATGCTGGAGGCACGAGGATGA
- a CDS encoding zinc ribbon domain-containing protein, which yields MSAAPTAKTKPAPAPENGAAVISATARRRRIPGWLLAAVCAALGIAYGVVFEHMRMSPPLVMLGLGGMTLALAGMALWRMIDPLMRSETPAAMLAPRAPQRLRELEREKQVVLKAIKEIELDYQMRKIAEADYRDMIGRYRARAMRLISELEAGDNYRQLIERELKDRLHALVEAGAEAPKAAAPSTGAAEKTAAAAPATAKATKTTGPACAACGTTNDSDAHFCKTCGVRLVSAS from the coding sequence GTGTCCGCAGCCCCCACTGCCAAGACCAAGCCCGCCCCGGCGCCGGAAAACGGCGCGGCGGTGATCAGCGCGACCGCGCGCCGCCGCCGCATCCCGGGCTGGCTGCTGGCGGCCGTCTGCGCGGCGCTGGGCATCGCCTATGGCGTGGTCTTCGAACACATGCGCATGAGCCCGCCGCTGGTGATGCTGGGCCTGGGCGGCATGACGCTGGCCCTGGCCGGCATGGCGTTGTGGCGGATGATCGATCCGTTGATGCGCAGCGAAACCCCGGCGGCGATGCTGGCCCCGCGCGCCCCGCAACGCCTGCGCGAGCTCGAGCGTGAAAAGCAGGTCGTGCTGAAGGCGATCAAAGAAATCGAGCTCGACTATCAGATGCGCAAGATCGCGGAAGCCGACTACCGCGACATGATCGGGCGCTACCGGGCGCGGGCCATGCGCCTTATCAGCGAGCTGGAAGCAGGCGACAACTATCGCCAGCTCATCGAACGCGAACTGAAAGATCGCCTGCACGCCCTGGTGGAAGCCGGTGCCGAGGCGCCCAAGGCCGCCGCGCCGTCGACGGGCGCAGCAGAGAAGACCGCCGCCGCGGCGCCCGCCACGGCTAAGGCGACGAAAACCACGGGCCCGGCGTGTGCGGCGTGCGGAACCACCAACGACAGCGACGCGCACTTTTGCAAAACATGCGGCGTAAGACTGGTCTCCGCCTCTTAA
- a CDS encoding EVE domain-containing protein: MKTEPESFSISDLARASAETTFWDGVRNYQARNLIRDEMMVGDGVLFYHSNANPPAVVGTAEVVRAGYPDPTQFDPQSHHYDADARPAEPRWYMIDVKLGQVFKRAVGLPELRAHPALEEMVLLRKGSRLSVQPVTAKEWSTVVKLGASKAGPRS, translated from the coding sequence ATGAAGACCGAACCGGAGAGCTTCTCGATCAGCGACCTCGCGCGAGCGTCGGCCGAGACCACCTTCTGGGACGGCGTACGCAACTATCAGGCGCGCAATCTCATCCGGGACGAGATGATGGTGGGCGACGGCGTTCTCTTTTATCACTCGAACGCCAACCCGCCGGCCGTGGTGGGAACCGCGGAAGTGGTGCGTGCCGGGTATCCGGACCCCACGCAGTTCGATCCGCAGTCGCATCACTACGACGCCGACGCGCGCCCCGCCGAGCCGCGCTGGTACATGATCGACGTCAAGCTGGGGCAGGTGTTCAAGCGGGCCGTCGGCCTGCCCGAGCTGCGCGCGCATCCCGCCTTGGAAGAGATGGTGCTGCTGCGCAAGGGCAGCCGTCTTTCAGTGCAGCCGGTGACCGCCAAGGAATGGAGCACCGTCGTCAAGCTGGGCGCCAGCAAGGCCGGTCCCCGGTCGTGA
- a CDS encoding ABC transporter ATP-binding protein gives MTGLLLDQVGKIYDGRRALSDVSTTFAPGQVSAVLGPNGAGKSTMLGILSTLVAPSSGRLQWDGDSLSRGSPARARIGYVGHDPGVYGDLTAHENLCLFGELYGVVDPPGRAATMLARVGLADAAPEAPARTFSRGMQQRLALARALLHEPTLLLFDEPASALDPAGADWLTAELRTERAAGRIVVLVTHDLEAAGPIADHVLILRRGRLVFDESRPGGFDAASVRDLYRERTRG, from the coding sequence ATGACCGGCCTTCTCCTTGATCAAGTTGGCAAGATCTACGACGGCCGCCGCGCGCTGAGCGACGTCTCGACGACATTCGCGCCTGGCCAGGTCAGCGCGGTGCTTGGTCCGAACGGCGCCGGCAAGTCGACCATGCTGGGGATCTTGTCGACGCTGGTGGCGCCCAGCAGCGGGCGGCTGCAATGGGACGGCGACAGCCTGTCGCGCGGTTCGCCGGCCCGCGCCCGCATCGGTTACGTGGGCCACGACCCCGGCGTCTACGGCGATCTCACCGCCCACGAAAACCTGTGCCTGTTCGGCGAGCTTTACGGCGTGGTCGATCCCCCGGGGCGCGCGGCCACCATGCTGGCCCGCGTGGGTCTGGCCGACGCCGCGCCCGAGGCGCCGGCGCGGACGTTCTCGCGCGGGATGCAGCAGCGGCTGGCGCTGGCCCGCGCGCTGCTGCACGAACCGACGCTGCTGCTGTTCGACGAGCCGGCCTCGGCGCTTGATCCCGCCGGCGCCGACTGGCTGACCGCCGAGCTGCGCACCGAGCGCGCCGCCGGGCGTATCGTGGTGCTGGTGACGCACGACCTGGAAGCGGCCGGCCCCATCGCCGACCACGTGCTTATCCTGCGCCGCGGTCGCCTGGTGTTCGACGAGAGCCGCCCGGGCGGCTTCGACGCCGCCTCGGTGCGCGACCTTTACCGCGAGCGCACCCGTGGCTGA
- a CDS encoding Spy/CpxP family protein refolding chaperone yields the protein MHPGMMYWWKSRQVAGGGDGCSPGWASAGCGPGGGWGGRGRGDDRQAGGGDDGDGEFGGGAFGVRRPLRFLAYKLELDERQVAELARILDELKTERAQGEVDRRRTLTAFADAVAGSAFNKERAKEGADLRVGSAERLRDAVTKALERIHALLDDDQRQRLAYLIRTGTLVL from the coding sequence ATGCATCCAGGAATGATGTACTGGTGGAAGTCTCGTCAAGTGGCGGGTGGCGGCGATGGCTGCAGTCCGGGTTGGGCTTCGGCCGGCTGCGGGCCCGGCGGCGGGTGGGGCGGGCGCGGTCGCGGCGACGACCGGCAGGCGGGCGGCGGCGATGACGGCGACGGCGAGTTCGGCGGCGGCGCCTTCGGCGTCCGGCGCCCGCTGCGCTTTTTGGCCTACAAACTGGAACTGGACGAGCGCCAGGTGGCCGAGCTGGCGCGGATCCTCGATGAGCTCAAGACCGAGCGAGCCCAGGGCGAGGTTGACCGACGGCGCACGCTGACCGCTTTCGCCGATGCGGTGGCGGGAAGCGCGTTCAATAAGGAACGGGCGAAAGAAGGCGCCGACCTGCGCGTGGGCAGCGCCGAGCGCCTGCGCGACGCCGTGACCAAGGCGCTGGAACGCATCCACGCTTTGCTCGACGACGATCAGCGACAGCGGCTGGCGTACCTGATTCGCACCGGGACGCTGGTTCTGTAA
- a CDS encoding VTT domain-containing protein, with protein sequence MQSLLDLFHRIYDVQGIVRWGGLIALVAVIFSETGLLVGFFLPGDSLLVTAGLFCTSADPGQIPLLNIVTLNLAVMVAAIVGDTVGYWIGAKSGPKLFSREQSLLFSKKHLLRTKEFYERNGGKTIIIARFIPFVRTFAPVVAGIGKMNYRRFISFNIVGGIGWVFSMTMLGFLLGKTYPPITKQIDKVIIVIIFVSLLPGMISWATNRKKPAGPGVSL encoded by the coding sequence ATGCAATCGCTTCTCGACCTGTTTCACCGCATTTATGACGTGCAAGGGATCGTCCGCTGGGGTGGCCTTATCGCTCTGGTGGCGGTCATCTTCTCGGAGACCGGTTTGCTGGTCGGCTTCTTCCTGCCGGGCGATTCGCTGCTGGTGACGGCCGGTTTGTTTTGCACCAGCGCCGATCCCGGACAAATTCCGCTGCTGAACATCGTCACCTTGAACCTCGCGGTGATGGTGGCGGCCATCGTCGGGGACACCGTCGGCTACTGGATCGGCGCCAAGTCGGGGCCCAAGCTGTTTTCGCGCGAGCAGTCGCTGCTGTTCTCGAAGAAGCACCTGCTGCGCACCAAGGAGTTCTACGAACGTAACGGCGGCAAGACCATCATCATCGCGCGCTTCATACCGTTCGTCCGCACGTTCGCGCCGGTGGTGGCGGGCATCGGCAAGATGAACTATCGGCGCTTCATCTCCTTCAACATCGTGGGCGGCATCGGCTGGGTGTTCAGCATGACCATGCTGGGATTTCTGCTGGGCAAGACCTATCCGCCGATCACCAAGCAGATCGACAAGGTGATCATCGTGATCATCTTCGTGTCGCTGCTGCCGGGGATGATCAGCTGGGCGACGAACCGGAAGAAACCGGCCGGCCCTGGCGTGTCCTTGTAG
- a CDS encoding discoidin domain-containing protein: MSRSLPRPDFVAASLQRSSVGAGWMLVLGVAFFGCDLPLGDEASSGDQGAVGALAGATATASSVEKAGLEASKAIDGNSSTRWSSMFSDPQWLQIDFGSSRSIDHVTLQWEAAFGADYQLQTSNNASAWTTVRSVTNGDGGTDDFTGLGAHGRFLRIFGTRRGTQWGYSLFEVQVSAASSGGGSGGSSGGGSGGASGGACSNANDPLKTGDSRTDAFDCTIISLANQNGFPDPMMIKSQVALESDFDQFAVSPDSPCGDPAGWTDAESKSFGLTQVTPACGESNATKLPNGHPNLTRDQTSPLWSTSVFNATLNLNQGVLAITNFWNAVKREHAGCTDKQYLLMAAGAYNSGEDSVTGCQQFNDRAQNYVNNVLSRYRNFAGQAGVPFPF, encoded by the coding sequence ATGTCTCGATCGCTGCCCCGACCCGATTTTGTTGCTGCGTCCCTGCAGCGTTCGTCCGTAGGCGCCGGATGGATGCTGGTGCTGGGCGTGGCTTTTTTTGGCTGTGATTTGCCGCTGGGCGATGAAGCCTCAAGCGGCGATCAGGGCGCGGTGGGCGCGCTGGCCGGCGCCACCGCCACCGCATCGTCAGTCGAGAAGGCGGGCCTGGAGGCGTCGAAGGCCATCGACGGCAATTCGTCGACGCGCTGGTCGTCGATGTTCAGCGATCCGCAGTGGCTGCAGATCGATTTTGGCTCGTCGCGGTCCATCGATCACGTGACGCTGCAGTGGGAGGCCGCCTTCGGCGCCGACTACCAGCTGCAGACCTCGAACAACGCCAGCGCCTGGACCACCGTGCGCAGCGTGACCAACGGCGATGGCGGCACCGACGACTTCACCGGCCTCGGAGCGCACGGCCGTTTCCTGCGCATCTTCGGCACGCGGCGCGGAACGCAGTGGGGCTATTCGCTGTTCGAGGTGCAGGTCAGCGCGGCGTCCTCGGGCGGCGGCAGCGGCGGCTCCTCGGGCGGCGGCTCGGGCGGCGCCAGCGGCGGCGCTTGCTCGAACGCGAACGATCCGCTGAAGACCGGTGATTCGCGCACCGACGCCTTCGACTGCACGATCATCTCGCTGGCCAACCAGAACGGCTTTCCCGATCCGATGATGATCAAGTCGCAGGTGGCGCTGGAATCGGACTTTGATCAGTTCGCCGTCAGCCCCGACAGCCCGTGCGGCGATCCGGCGGGTTGGACCGACGCGGAATCCAAATCGTTCGGCCTGACCCAGGTGACGCCCGCCTGTGGCGAATCCAATGCCACCAAGCTGCCGAACGGTCACCCCAACCTGACCCGCGATCAGACCTCGCCGCTGTGGAGCACGTCGGTCTTCAACGCCACGCTGAACTTGAACCAGGGCGTTTTGGCCATCACCAACTTCTGGAATGCAGTCAAGCGCGAGCACGCCGGCTGCACCGACAAGCAGTACTTGTTGATGGCCGCCGGGGCCTATAACTCCGGCGAGGACTCGGTGACCGGTTGCCAGCAGTTCAACGATCGCGCGCAGAACTACGTCAACAACGTGCTGTCCCGCTATCGCAACTTCGCCGGCCAGGCGGGCGTGCCTTTTCCGTTCTGA
- a CDS encoding pyridoxal phosphate-dependent aminotransferase has translation MSDDGHFSAFRPVPRTGVIYVTTEASKHGFRSGDPAWCNLGQGQPETDALPGAPARIHDITIDVDDQEYAPIPGIWELRQAIADLYNRLYRRGLPSQYSAENVSVSGGGRASLTRAAASLGHINLGHFLPDYTAYEELLDIFKAFTAIPILLEQERGYAFTVDDLRREVHGRGLSALLLSNPCNPTGKLVQGDELRRWVELARAEDCALLFDEFYSHYIWSSRPGHLPVESAARYVDDVNTDPIVIFDGLTKNWRYPGWRVTWTLAPRGIIEAVASAGSFLDGGGSKPLQRAAIPLLADAHVIAETNAIQTCFREKRDRLLSGLERLGIRCDRAPDGTFYIWGRVDGLPPPLSDGMGFFRAALDRKVITVPGEFFDVNPGKRRSQRASRFRSHVRFSFGPAMASLETALGRLEQMIRGA, from the coding sequence GTGAGCGACGACGGCCATTTTTCCGCCTTTCGCCCGGTGCCGCGCACCGGCGTCATCTATGTGACCACCGAGGCCAGCAAGCACGGCTTTCGCTCCGGCGATCCCGCCTGGTGCAACCTGGGCCAGGGCCAGCCCGAGACCGACGCGCTTCCGGGCGCGCCGGCGCGCATCCACGACATCACCATCGACGTCGACGATCAAGAGTACGCGCCCATCCCCGGCATCTGGGAGCTGCGTCAGGCGATCGCCGATCTCTACAACCGTCTTTATCGTCGCGGCCTGCCGTCGCAATACAGCGCCGAGAACGTCAGCGTGTCGGGCGGCGGTCGCGCCTCGCTGACCCGCGCGGCGGCCAGCCTGGGCCACATCAACCTGGGGCATTTTCTGCCCGACTACACCGCCTACGAAGAGCTGCTGGACATCTTCAAGGCCTTCACCGCCATTCCGATCTTGCTGGAGCAAGAGCGCGGCTACGCCTTCACCGTCGACGATCTGCGCCGCGAGGTGCACGGCCGCGGCCTGTCGGCGCTGCTGCTGTCAAACCCGTGCAACCCCACCGGCAAGCTGGTGCAGGGCGACGAGCTGCGCCGCTGGGTCGAACTGGCGCGCGCCGAAGACTGCGCCTTGCTGTTCGACGAATTTTATTCGCACTACATCTGGAGCAGCCGCCCCGGCCATTTGCCGGTGGAAAGCGCGGCCCGTTACGTCGACGACGTCAACACCGATCCGATCGTCATCTTCGACGGCCTGACCAAGAACTGGCGCTATCCCGGCTGGCGCGTCACCTGGACCTTGGCCCCGCGCGGGATCATCGAGGCGGTGGCCAGCGCCGGATCATTCCTGGACGGCGGCGGATCTAAGCCGCTGCAGCGGGCGGCCATCCCGCTGCTCGCCGACGCCCACGTGATCGCCGAGACCAACGCCATCCAGACCTGTTTTCGCGAGAAACGCGATCGCTTGCTGTCGGGGCTGGAACGCCTGGGCATTCGCTGCGACCGCGCGCCCGACGGAACATTTTATATCTGGGGCCGCGTCGACGGGCTGCCGCCGCCGCTGTCTGACGGGATGGGGTTTTTTCGGGCTGCGCTGGATCGCAAGGTGATCACCGTGCCGGGCGAATTCTTCGACGTGAATCCCGGCAAACGCCGCAGCCAGCGCGCCTCGCGCTTTCGTTCGCACGTGCGCTTTTCTTTCGGGCCGGCGATGGCGTCGCTGGAAACCGCGCTCGGTCGTCTGGAACAGATGATCCGCGGCGCATAG